One Solibacillus sp. R5-41 DNA segment encodes these proteins:
- a CDS encoding response regulator transcription factor, with protein sequence MIRIVLAEDQGMLLGAMRSLLSMEEDIEVVGLAKNGEEAIQLVNELQPDVCIMDIEMPVKTGLDAAEALRGSDCKIIILTTFARPGYFERARKAGVRGYLLKESPIEELVNSIRIIVDGRRIYAPELVDFVYEDDSENPLTERESQVLELIAEGKTTKEIAAELFLAAGTVRNYISTILEKLGVGNRIEAIARFKEKGWNK encoded by the coding sequence ATGATTCGTATAGTTTTAGCAGAAGATCAGGGAATGCTGCTCGGCGCGATGAGGTCTTTACTAAGTATGGAAGAGGATATCGAAGTCGTAGGGCTAGCAAAAAACGGCGAAGAGGCAATTCAGTTAGTCAATGAGTTACAACCAGATGTTTGTATAATGGATATTGAAATGCCTGTTAAAACCGGTTTAGATGCTGCTGAGGCGTTACGCGGTAGTGATTGTAAAATCATTATATTGACGACTTTTGCACGTCCTGGTTATTTTGAACGTGCACGAAAGGCAGGCGTCCGTGGCTATTTATTAAAGGAAAGTCCGATTGAAGAACTTGTTAACTCGATCCGAATCATTGTGGATGGTCGCCGAATTTACGCGCCAGAGCTTGTGGATTTTGTTTATGAGGATGATAGTGAAAACCCTCTGACAGAGCGTGAAAGCCAAGTACTAGAGCTCATAGCTGAGGGGAAAACGACGAAGGAAATTGCAGCAGAATTATTTTTAGCTGCTGGAACAGTCCGAAACTATATTTCAACAATTTTAGAGAAGCTCGGTGTTGGTAACCGAATCGAAGCAATTGCTCGTTTTAAAGAAAAGGGCTGGAATAAATAA